In the genome of Phragmites australis chromosome 9, lpPhrAust1.1, whole genome shotgun sequence, the window atcactaTGGCAAgacatcttctcttcttctctgcgttggaagaagtgtcttcttcatcacgactagcattactcttcttcttcttcgcgttggcagaaacatcttcgtcctcacaatcatcattcatcttataccgactcgcattgcacactgggcaTATATCCAAGACTTCATACTCTTTATGATAGATGATACaatggttcggacacgcgtgtattttatGCACATCCAATGATAACGGATAGATAAACTTTTTCGCCTGATAAGTgatggtgggcaaggagttaggcttcggaagcatgtttacCAAGAGGCTCAACAGATCCAAAAAACTCTTGTCGAATCAttcattgctggccttcaaccttagaagttcaagcatcgaatgcaacaccgtaaactccttatcacaactcttcgattcctcatacaaaagttccttcaaAGCCTTCTGtaatgcctcaaaattatctaaacctcccgtgtcccttaaaacatgtggtTCTACGTGACGCAACATTTCCTCTAGATCGAAATCGGTATCATcgtccatcataacatcagtgtcaccttcgactccctcatcatcaccatccgcTTGATCAGCGACGATGTCGTCATTTGATTCGCATGTATGTTGTTTGCCGTGATtagaccaacatgtgtaatcctcgacaaaacctctcaatatcaagtgtgatttgattatgctttaTTTATcccataatttctggttcttgcaatCAGAacatgaacaatatatttcttttgtcttcttagtcaaagcgtccttctcgacggcttcaataaaagtgaagagtcctttgatgtatatgtctccatgtcttggcgcatcatacatccatgatCTGTCcgtctttaacttcaaccataaaattagataaataaataaatagatttaattaataagaaaataataattattttttaaaaaaatagaaaaaattgggcatggtatgattataatatatctacgcaattgaatctatattagagcaaatttatggctcaaaacaatgtggatttattactctctctctctccctctagatctagatctagatccaaaaaaatcctcattcatgataaaacatCCTTGAtgctaaaaacatcaaattgaagctacaatttttaaatataatgctagaatcatgtaaatctacacaattgaatcaacattatcacaaattttagctaatttgatgatctaaatagctagaaccatgagcatctgtAGAACCTATTTAAAcctaaataagccataaatctaaatctagactttaaaaagatgctagctagggatgagatactcttAACTTGGATGTCTCttccaaggaattcaaaaacaaaaccttcccccttCATTTTCAAATTTCGCGGCTGCCTTTTGAGCCGTACTGTTCGAACAACAGTGAGCTCGATCTAAATTGAGCTCCTCTCGGACATGCACTATTTATAGagctattatcacaggcggttcatgtAACTACCGCCtataaaaactaattttcacagacgattaacataaggaaccgcatgtggaaatagaCTCTATTTTCACTGGCGGTTTATAAAAGGAACCATCTGCAAAAATGAAGCATTTCATATGCAGTTACTTATGTGATCCGCCTGTGATAATGGAGTATATTTCCACATACAGTTCCTTATATTAAAAACGAAGTAttccacagacggtttcttatgtgaaccgtctgtggtaatGGAGCTATTTACActggcggttcacataaggaaccgtctgtgaaaattagttttcacatgTGGTCCACAACCGTATAGGGCCTTAGCCTACTACTCAGACGGATTGTCATATGAACCGTCTGTCGAAATGAACAGTAGgtgtcttaaaaaatagtttttatagtagtatGTTTCAACCTCAAATTCAAGGACTTTGATATCCAATCCAATAACTTTCGACTTGGAATCTAGAGCTTTCAATACGATTGAAGTACTTTAAACTCGAACACTCAAGAACTTTGCACTTGAAGGGAAAACTTTGAACAAAAAATCCTGGTTTTTAACACAAAAAAATGAACCTAGAGCAATGGGATTATCATATATGGATGCTCGCCAATTAATGATTCTTTAAAAGGTCAGAAAATATATAGTTGTCTATTGTAACAAACTTCACATGAGTACACATACATATAGTTATGTATTGTAACatagaaaaaatcataaacttAAAGAATAGTCCCGAATTCGAAATGATAATACACGCATGTATATTGCCAATTGTGCATAATTAATATAGGAATATATCCATTTTACAAACCTCAACTATGTCCTAAGTCTGGTAATCGACCCCCAATTCCGAAACTGTTCATTTTTCAAACCTTTACTATTAGAACTGTTCACTTTTCAACTTGGAGCTGAATTTAGAGTGGCTTTGGCTGACATGGAACTGACATGGCGATTTGGCCCAAGGCTAAAatagtttttcaatttttaaaattGGTAAATGACTTAAAAAACTATGAAAATTCACACTTGTACCATAGAGTATTTATaatctaaattattttttataagtgaAATAAAGTATAATCGGGCTCACAAAAATTGTgtttgaaattaaaaaaacattttttgcGTGCCTTTTAAACTTTATTTCACTCCATATAAAATTGGTTTAGGTTCTATATACCCCATGTGCAACTAAGAATATTTCCAAAATTGTTTAAAGTCATTTacaaatttcaaaattaaaaaaatcatgccTCGAttaacaaaacaaaattataaaATCATGGTTCAATTTCGAAAATTTTACCAGGTGGTCAAGAACCTCCTGGGGATGGGAAATGGGAGGAAAGCTCCCTTGAGCCAGGGAGCGGGAGAAAACATCCTATCGGGGATAGGGACATTTTGTGGCAGGGAATGCTATATTGCCTATGGAGCGTACTGTAAAACTATAATGGTTTTATCTTCACCCATTCCCACACAGTTAATAATTATTTGACTTTTGTAGGAGTTTCAAATTCACGTACGAAAGGTCAAGAAATGCTTCGAATGTTTCAGGAGAAACTCCATATAAAGTCACAAACAAGATAAcacattatattattatttgaaatCCGAAATTTGGGCGGTTACTATGTGAGGAGCATCATGTGGTGTGTGCACACCAGCATGCGTATCCTTCTTATTATATTACACATTAGAAAGGAAAACAACAGAAGCTTAAATAACAGTTGCGGTCACACCGGAATGATATATAgaacgcatgcatgcatatataataTAGGAGCATACGATATCGATCGATATGCATGAGAGGCAATTAATTAGATATGCTTGAAGTCCTTGAGCTCCCACTGGCCGTCATCGTTCTTGACCATGCCCTTGTGTTGAAGCACCCACCAACTTGCCGGCACCGGGTACTCGTCCTTGAGAACGTCGGCGCTCTTGTTCACCAGCGCCAGTTCGCGTTCCACCTCCAGCTTGAACCCTCCGGCGCTGCCCTGCTCCCCTGCCACGCCGTGCAGGTACAACTCAAGGTTGTGGAGCGACATGGACATGAGAGGCCAGTGTAGGTACGGCGAATTGCTTGTGTTGATGGGCAGCTGCACGGCCACGTCCACGTACGCCAGCGCCGGGACATTGGGCACGATGTCGCCGAAGTTCTTCACGTGGAGGGATTTGAGGTCCCGGAACGAGCGGAAGGCACTCCTGAAGAAGTTGTTCCCCACGTGCGGGCACGCGAACACCATGGCCGTCACCGGGCACGGCGGCTTGGAGGAGTTGCTGGCCGGCTTGTTCGCGCCGTTGGCGACGATGTCGACGGCGTTGAGGGTGGAGAGCGCCGCGCCGAGGCTGTGGCCGGTGATGGTGATGCTGGTATCCTCGTCCTTGTACAACTCCACTAGCCTCCTCACCTCCTCAAGAACCTGCACGCGAGCGTAACACTTATGTTAATGAGGCGGCGAATGCAGTAAGATGGGGAAGGGATCGAGTTAGACACAAATCTATCAATTAAGTAATTGACTTGCCTGGTCTCTGGCGCTGGTCTGGTTGAACTTGGAATTTGCGTTGCTGGACGTGTACAAGGACAGGAATCCCCTGTGCACGAGGGCGAATGGGTTCTCACCAAACGAGGAGCCCAGCACCGGCGCGGCGGGCACCGGCGTGACGTCCAGGTCGTTGGTCCACTCCAAGGGCCTCACCGTCCCGCGCCATGCCACGACGATGTCACGCCTCCCCAGCGCCGCCACGCCCTCGTCCGTGGCCACCGCGACGTACCCCATGAAGTTGGATTCCCTGCACCATACGTCCTTGAGCGCCGCCAGCGGCAGCAGGAGGAACGCGTCGGGCAGGGGCAGGCTCGACGTGGCGTAGATGAACTTGGTGACCTTGTAgtggccggcggcggccgcgcccGATATGTGCAGCAGGTCGTCGTAGCCGTACATGCACGCGCCGATGTGCGGCGAGCGCCTCTCCGTGTTGAAGCCGTCGTAGGTGGCCTCCGCGAGCTCGCCGTAGGAGATGATGGACTTGCGGAGGTCGATGTGGAGCGGGTCCAGCAGGCCGTCCCACGAGTGCTCGCCGTGGAGCTCGCGCCACCTCTTGGCGATGCTTTCAGACGACGCCATGGCAACCTGCACTTGCTGCCTTGGCTCAGGGCTCTGTTGGCTTACTTActggctagctagctagctagtgtCAATTTGGTTCTGGTTTCTTTGCTTCAGCCTGCTGGTGTCTATTTAtagctagcagcagcagcactccATCTTCGATCTGAGTAGCAAATCTACACATGCACATCGTCGGCTCGTCACTGTGCTAGCTGACCGTCCACACACGTGAAGCTCAAGATGCTGTGTCTGGCTGACTGTGCACACGTGAAGCTTATGCTGTTCTTCTCAAATCGTGATCAATGCACTCTAGTAACAGGACCAGGAGGCGAATAATAACACTCTGCATGCCACCTGGCCACTTGGTTCAGTGCACACAACACACCGTTGAAGTTAGTTTGACAAATATTGGCACGCAGTAAAAACGTTAATTTCATCGATACCTTTtagttttcatttgaatttaaccTTGTTTGATGTGAATGTAACCCTACCTAATTTTTCAACAGAGACGTGGAACACGAGTAGTAGCTAGCGTTATTGCACTAATAATCCAAATAATGATGGTACTATATAGACGACTTATCGCTGCCGGATCTATGCTTGGCAGCGCGAACGTACCTTTGTTAAACAGTGGCGGAGGTAGGAGAAGAATCAAGAGGGGGGCTATCTAAAACCACACGCTTAAATACTATATTAGGGGTTGTTTGGATTGCTTGTTGTTCAAAAACTTCCACTAAACTAGCTTTTCAAATAACCGTCGAAAATCTTGTTTGTTAGATGAGGATACAACCATGATAAAGATTTCCAATTTtctcaaaactcaaaataataAGTTTTGTGAAAAACGGTTTGATGTTGTTTACATTATAAACTTAAAAAGATACGTAAACCACTTTATATTAATCTACAAATATCATATCTGAGATGCATCTAAGAGTTAGAGCTAGTTGAACAGAGCTAACTAACATATTACAAAAATTAATCTCTGCAAAACTCACGGTAAAACACGTTTAGCTAAACCAATCTCTAAAACGCATAATCATCCAAATTAAAGAATCACTTAGAGCGCAGAGTTaatgtgcttttttttttagaagagAGTTAATGTGCATTAGCAATCAGATGATATGCTCGTCATGCACATGCATCCGATCAATATGGGCCGACCGAACGGTACTATTGCTACAATGTTTAATCGTACTACGAAACAGTGGAATCGATCACTAGCTGCACAGGACACGAATCTGTATCATCGATCGATCTCTCTTATCAATGCTGCACCACATGGCATGTTTTTAGAGATGGACCAGTTGGATATACGGACGCATGCTCTCTGGCAGAGcacaatatatataatatgttatCTGTATACGTAGTAATGTCGAAGATTGATCTCTTATAAAGATATATGTCGAAGATCGGAAGCAATAACGAAGGGGATATATGTTAGATATGTTGGTGGTTTAGTAATAGATTATGTGATTAATCACTTTTGGCTAATATTAAAGTTacttatgtttttttataatttattcgAATTGTCGAATattatatcaaattttataataataaacGACTATACACGTAATTTTATGCAGATACCAGAATAAATTTTATTCCTTGATCTAAAAAGTATACGTACGGCAATGGCAGGACTATTAATCGGTCGATCTGATCTGATCTGGATGGATATTATTGCGGCACCAAAGCTGTTCTAGGAATCAGACAGCTTAAAACTGAATATATATCATATCTATCGTGTGGGTGGGAGCTAGAGGCAGCGGTCCATGAGGTGAAAAGAGACTAGACAGATCATCAAATGGACACGTACGCTCAAGGATTGCTGCTTCTCCATCTCATGCACGATTTCACGACCACGAGACCAACTCCTCCATATAAAGGgatgaatatgaatatattgCGATGGATCATTTATATTCGTGGGTGTTTATAGAGTATATCATGACTGTGATCCTAAAACATTTAatcttaaaaataaaataaaattgtatcAGAGGTTATAATCAATGTTGCAGACCCGTCTTAGCTGGGCAGGGACGGTGGAATGGGGAGTATTGGATTTGGCTTGGTTACCACTACTTATAGAATCAGTCTTACATGTTAGTCTATTATTATCAATTTAAAATAGATCGATAATGATAGATCATCACTGCTGATTCATAAATTGTATAGGAAGAATCTATCATCGTGGCTTACGAATCGGTAATGATGAGGAAAATCACTGCTGATCAATGGCTGGAGCCGATAGTGATTCCCAGCTCTCTCTCACTGTCAGCTTAAGccaccgaccggcagtgatagcgggacatcactgtcggctggtggtatgagccgacagtgatgcctcggctatataaaagtcatATTGTCCTTCCTTAAGCCTGAACACAATAGAGAGGAGCTTTGTTTTTGTTCGGTGACGGTCATTTTTGTCACCAAGTTCTTTggggcttcaaaattttgagaaatcatCACACCCTAGGTGTTCCAATATATGTAACTTTATCTTCAATCTATTTCTAattgaattttatttgttaaatttctctagattttgaaatgatggagatgaacctatggtcATGAtattttaagacaatgtagatgcaattataccttatttatgatatggtagtttcaattagtagcttatggtgaaaaatatctttattattgatttacattagctataggtatgagcatattttttttaatttttaatgaattagaaaaattaagtatatagcaagcatcaattatatttttttatattttaattaattagcaagctccaatataaaaAGTTTAGGtgtgagcatatttatttttatttttaattaattagaaaaaatagccatgatatttaggtacgtagcaagctccaatttttttttacattttaattaattagcatgctctaatatggaaactttaggcatgcgcatatttattttgatgtgtaatgaacaagaaaattttgccatgatatttagatatataacaagatccaattatatattttttatattttatttaattagcaagttttaatatagaaactttatgtatgaacgtatttattttttatttttatttaattagtcctacataagagttgaataataataaatttttttaggtttgATACTAACAAACACGCATCAAAAACGGGCACGAAAGCATAAAAAAAACGGCTCCTCCAACTCGgaccaattgccggtaggagatggtgatgtaatttatttgttggtgattgcaaaatcttctagatattatgAATATGGATttaaaataatgatataattgcagatagacagaagatggatgtacgatgcgagcgtGTGAGTGTAAAGTACAAGAACGACGCGAAGTATTTTCTGGTAGTAGCAGTGGCGCACAAGtaaaatacacagtctcaatacatgtgttgtccatatatcgattgcgagaacaaaaagcagttttccaccacctaacagatacattcccacttgatgtcaatgggctttatgcctgactatacccattggaccgagcatggtgaagctgagatcgtacatgAAGGACAACATATTGGCAGAGAAGAGATACGTTGgtcaatgatgatctagagcagatgttggctAATGACGATGATGGTGATCTatagcagatgttgcgcgatggggaggggaacttcataaatgaaagagagtttcaaaagtttcaacGTACGgtaggactctaaaacaccgttgttcccgggctgcgagaaggagcacacaaagttgcatattgtgctttcactactacaattgaaggcaagcaatgggtggtctgatacaagcttcacagagttattATTGTTCTTAAAGACATTGCTTGCAAACGGAAATATGCTGCCAGAAAATACATACCAGACAAAGTAGGTTGTGTACCCAttagggttggaagtacagaaaatgtATGTATGTCCAAATGGTTACATGTTGCATCGTGAAGAGCATGCAGATTTGGAAGTGTGTCTggtctgtggtgcagcacgaTACAAGtgcaatggtgatgatatcgatagtaaaggaaagaagaaaaggcttcccatcaaggtgatgtggtatttttttATAGTCCCCCATTTGAAGTGTTTATTCACGAACAAAAGGTGTGCTgaattgatgcgatggcacgccgaggaACGCAAGACTGATAGAATattgagacaccccgctgattctacacagtagagaaacattgataggaaataATACAAAAAGCCTTTTGTAGAAGATGTGAAGAATATAATATTTGGGCTGAGTACAGAtgagatgaatccattcggcaatatGAGCAGTAGTCGTAGCACTTGAACAGTGACTATGTATGTACAACCTTCCTTCTTGCTTGTGTATGAAGCCGAAATACCTTATGATGCCGGTGGTGATACAAGAACCGAGTCAACTTAGCAACAATATTGATGCCTACCTGAAACCAATAATAGAAGATCTTGTAGcattgtggaacgatggtgtgcgggtatgggatgaatacaaacaagaaaacttcaccctacgcgtaaTGCTGTTCGTAATAATCCAAGATTGGTCagcccttggtaacctatcgaACCAGACTATTAAAGGCTACTTTGTATGCATGATTCCTCACTCTGGCACCGTCCTCGTGAGGCCACGAAGCCATCCATGCAGCTTGTTGCCGCCGCGACACGCCGTGGAAGCCTACCCACATCGGCCTCCCCAGCTTCAGTCGTTCAGGCCACTGTCGCCCCGCCGTCTCAACGTCGCTCCATCCGATTCGTCGGCTCCACGAGCTCCGCGGTCGTCCACTGATACCATAGAACCCCTTCACCTGTGCCAGTCTCGAGCGAGCTGCCGCCATGAGCCCATTGTTGCTACTCGATCTAGGTGTCGCCTGTCTCCAGAGAGCTCTCAGATTGCCTCCCTCAACTATTGCGACAAGCTTCATGCTCGTGCCTCACATGGAGGGAGTTAATGGTTGATGCGACGGCACATTGAGGAGGTTAACGATGACATGCAGATCAACGATGAGTTCGGTGGAAACGGCGATGTGACCAATGAGATCGGCTTGGATTCGGTGACTTCATGTCCGTGTTCTTGATGCTACGATGGCCTTCGacgtcatcaaaaccatttaaCACTTTTGACTGAATCAACAGGTGAGTTGTCGTTACGTAGAACGAAACCACCATCAAAACTAATTAAAGAGACAAATTACACTGATTTGAACATTTAGAGAATATGAAATATTTGGCTTTATGGTTCGAGAGGATAAATAGACTCGAGCAATACATGCAGCACAGCACGTAGACGTAGCAGTACAAGTCACTCCTCGATCTGTCAACCTTGGATTATATTGAAACAATAGGGTACAGCCATTGTAAAATCTTATTTGTTTAGACTTCTACGAGATGTGACTTGTCCGGAAACCTGCTTCTATATAAGTACATCTAGACTTGCTTTTAACTTTTATAGCAGTAAAAGCTATTTTGCTCCACAGAAAACATAACAAAAAGCCAACAGAAACAAACTGTTTGTTTAGACTTTTAACTTTTATGAAGCAGAAGCCAATACAAACCAAACGAACACGACCTAAACATGCCAGTCACCATTGAAACAATCAAGGCCATTCACACAAGCAACATGAGCAAAACCTCTTTAGCACACATCAGTAGCAAGAAGCATGTTAGCGAGAGAGGAAAAAAACATTGGAATTGCCAATTCATCTTTTTACCCTGCATGGGGAGGAGCGGCGGGCCACACGCACACGGGATATTTTCATTTGCTCACATATAGAAAGATGCTCCAGATGTAAGTCAGGAAACTGGATCAAACTTGAAGTATCATAATcagaagcaaaaaaaatttgttcaaCAATTCATTTGCCTCTTATTAAATTACAAATGGAGCACAAAGTGCACCCATTTAGATAGAAAAGAAGAGGGAAGGGGAACTAATTTCATTCAAACAGCAGCTGAACTGGCTAGCCACATAGACGATATGGGCAACTCCGTAGTAAAGCAGCAGTTGTTCCTTCATCTGCAGGGAGTGTAAGTGTAAGCACTTCGAGTTCACAAACTAAAGGCATAATATAACTTATATAACATCATATGCATGGTACGAAC includes:
- the LOC133928288 gene encoding phospholipase A1-II 7-like — protein: MASSESIAKRWRELHGEHSWDGLLDPLHIDLRKSIISYGELAEATYDGFNTERRSPHIGACMYGYDDLLHISGAAAAGHYKVTKFIYATSSLPLPDAFLLLPLAALKDVWCRESNFMGYVAVATDEGVAALGRRDIVVAWRGTVRPLEWTNDLDVTPVPAAPVLGSSFGENPFALVHRGFLSLYTSSNANSKFNQTSARDQVLEEVRRLVELYKDEDTSITITGHSLGAALSTLNAVDIVANGANKPASNSSKPPCPVTAMVFACPHVGNNFFRSAFRSFRDLKSLHVKNFGDIVPNVPALAYVDVAVQLPINTSNSPYLHWPLMSMSLHNLELYLHGVAGEQGSAGGFKLEVERELALVNKSADVLKDEYPVPASWWVLQHKGMVKNDDGQWELKDFKHI